Within Paenibacillus sabinae T27, the genomic segment TGCATCGTAGTGGAGGCTTATCCATCACCCCCCTACTTACAGATTATGCACCGCCTCTTTAAAAATACGCCCGCGCTCCTCATAGGATGTGAACATGTCCCAGCTCGCGCAGGCGGGAGAGAGCAGAACCACATCTCCCTCTTCGGCGAGAGCGGCGGCTTCCCGCACGGCCTGCTTCAGCACCGAGGCGGCACTGTCTCCATTATCGACCGTGACAACCGTCTTTAATCCGGCAAGCTTCGCGACATGCGCAAGCTTGTCCTTCGTCTGTCCAAGCGCCACCAGCGCTTTGACGCGTCCCTCAAGGACCGGGACCAGCTCCAGATAGTCGGAGCCGCGGTCAAGCCCTCCGGCGATCAGCACGATCGGCTGGCGGAACGAAGCCAGCGCCATGGATGTCGCCTTGGCGTTGGTCGCCTTGGAGTTGTTGTAATACGCCGCGCCGCCCTTGGCCTCGACATACTCCAGCCGGTGCTCCACGCCCCGGAACGAAGCGATCGTTCCGGCGAGGCCCGCAGGGTCCGCTCCGGCAGCAATGGAGATGGCGCAGGCGGCCAGCGCATTTTCCACGTTAAAGCGGCCCGGGAGTCCGATAGAGTCCACCTCGGCGATTACAATCTCGCTCTCCGAATAGTCTCGGTAGACAATAACTCGTTTCAGATCGTCCTCGGTGCCCGTTACGTAGGAGGGACGTACAAACACGCCCTGCACCAGTTCCTCCGTCATCGAAAAGGGCAAAATCATGCCCTTCATATAAGGCACAAGCTCTCTGCAGTATGAATCGTCCCAGTTCAGCACGGCCGTGTCGCTCACACCCTGATTCGCAAACAGCTTGGCTTTGGAAGATACGTAATCGCTCAAATCGCCGTGATAGTCAAGGTGAGTTTCGGCCACATTCAACAGGCAGCCTACTTTTGGCCGGAAATCTTCCGTACCTTTAAGCTGAAAGCTGCTCAGCTCCACCACCATCCAGTTATCCGCCGTTGCTTCCTGCGCCGCTTGTGTCAGAGGAGTGCCGATATTTCCGGCCACAATCGGGTTCATACCGGCGGCTTCCAGCATTTTCCCAACCCAGGTGGTTGTGGTTGTCTTGCCGTTGGACCCGGTTATGCCGATGATCGGCGCCGCGCACAGATGATAGGCGACCTCCACCTCCGTCACCACTTCGATACCCAGTTCAAGCGCTCGCTTTACAGGCGGAACGCTGTAGGGAATTCCGGGATTTTTAACAACGAGCTTGATACCTTCGTGGATGAGTCCTTCCGGGTGCCCTCCGCATATAACAGAAATTCCCAAAGACTCCAGTTCGGAAGCTTCGGGACATTGTTCTCTTTCTTTTTTGTCGTTCACCGTGACAACGGCGCCATGCTCATGCAGCACCTTGGCCACCTGAACGCCGCTCTTGGCAAGCCCAAGAACGACGATTTGTTCACCGCGGTACATATCCGGATGTTTCATTATCTACAACCCCTTGCTGATATAAAGTCCCAGACCGGCCAGCACGATGCCTACCGCCCAGAAGGTAATGACTACACGCCATTCCGACCATCCGCCAAGCTCGAAGTGATGATGGATCGGGCTCATGCGGAAAATGCGTTTGCCGCGCGTCTTGAAGGACGCAACCTGCAGGATAACCGACAGCATTTCGATGACAAACACGCCGCCGATCACAACAAACAGCAGCTCTGTTTTGGTAACAATCGCAATGGCACCGATCGCGCCGCCAATGCCAAAGGAACCGAAATCGCCCATAAATACCTTGGCCGGATGAGCATTGAATACCAGAAAGCCAAGCACCGCACCAATCATCGCCGCGGCACATACTCCGGCCGCAATAGAAGTAGCCTGCATGGCCACTACTGCAAAGGCAGCAAGCGCAATGGCGCTGACGCCCGATAACAATCCGTCTACTCCATCGGTGAAATTGACCGCGTTGGTTACAGCCATCATCATGAGGATGATAAACGGATAATAGAACCAGCCGCCCCAGTCAAAGCTGATGGCTGTGCCCGGGATGCTGATGCTTGTATTGTGTCCGGCGGAAATCAGCAGGCCGCATATGACGGCACCCACCAATAGCTGTCCGAACAGCTTTTGCCGCGGAGTCAGTCCAAGTGAACGTTTAAAGACGATTTTGATATAATCATCCAGAAAGCCGACCATGCCATAACCAAGCATAGCTACCAAAAGGACATAAAAGTCCGTATTAATGACAGAAAACTTTAGAAATGACAAGGTGGACGCCAGCATGATGATAATTCCGCCCATCGTGGGCGTCCCCGCTTTTTTCAAATGAGTCTGAGGCCCGTCGTCGCGAACCTGCTGTCCGAATTTCAAGCGGCGCAGCAGCGGAATGATGAGCGGAGCGGCAATGACCGCAAGGATAAAGGATACGGCGATAGTTAGAAGCAAAAGTTGATAATCCACGGGTTCATCCTCTCCAAATCTTTAACTTTGATCAAAATGGGCGTGCAGCCGCTGAAGCGATTCTTCCAGCCGCATGCCTCGGGACGCCTTAAACAGCACGATATCCTTCGGATCTGTCTTCGATAGAAGCAGATCGGTCATTGCGGACTTATCGGTAAAAGCATACACCCGGTCCGGACCGAACCTCTTCGCGGCAGCCTCGGCAAGATGAGCGGAAAGCGGACCGTATGCAAAGACGAGATCGACCTTCTCCGGGTCCAGATAAGCCCCGACTTCCGCATGAAAGGCGGCTTCGTCCGGCCCAAGCTCAAGCATGTCCCCCAGCACCGCAATTTTGGAGCCAGCGCCCTTCATGGACTGAAGCACATCGATCGCGGCCTTCATCGACGTCGGACTGGCATTGTACGCATCGTTCAGCAGCGTAAGGCCGGAGGACGCCCGGATCAGCTCGATCCGCATTCCGGTCAGCTTGAGTCTGCCGAGACCGGCGGCCATCTCCTCTTCGCTTACTCCGTAATGGCTCGCCACTGCCAGCGCGGCCAGACTGTTCACGACATTGTGTCTGCCGGGCAGCGGGAGCGTGAAGACCTGCTCGCCGTGGAGGCTGCTCGTGAATGTCGTTCCGCCTTCATGCGCCATGATTCCCGTCGGATAATCGTCATTTCCGGTATCAAGGCCGAAACGGAACGTCTTCAGGTCCTCCGGCGCCGCAAATCCCGGCTCGCCCATAACCTCGGCAAGCAGCGGTTCATCCCCGTTATAAATGAGCAGGCCCCCGGGTTTTAGCCCTTCGGCGATTTCCAGCTTCGCCCGGGCGATTTCCTTCCGCGAGCCAAGCTGCAGAAGATGCGATTCGCCGATATTGGTAATAACGGCCGTATCGGGCTCGGCGATGGATGAGAGAAGGGATATCTCTCCCCTTGAGCTCATGCCCATTTCCAGCACGGCGATTTCCGTATCCGCCGCCATGGACAGCACGGTGAGCGGCAGGCCGATATGGTTATTGAAGTTCCCCTGCGTCTTGTGTACCTTGAACCGCGTCTCTAACAGAGCAGTAATGATATCCTTGGTCGTCGTCTTCCCGTTGCTGCCGGTGACGGCAACCACGCGCGGAGCGACTTCCTTCAGATAGGCGGATGCCAGGCGTTGGAGCGCCTCCAGCGTATCGTCCACCAGGACGGCATTTCCCTGCGGAACGGCGCCTTTATTTCGTGTCCACAGCGTCGCGGCCGCTCCCGCCTTCAGAGCGGACTCGCTGTAATCATGTCCGTCAAAGCTGTCGCCGACCAGCGGGACGAACAGGCAGCCGGGCGTAATTTTACGGGAGTCGGTAACCACTCCCGTTATTAAAGCCTCGGCTGTGCTGCCCGGAGACAGCTCGCCCCCGCACATGGCGGCTATGCTTTGCAGTGTTCTTGTAATCAATGGCTTCTACCCCTTATAGCTTCTTTGGCGACAATTCGGTCATCGAAGTCGAGAACGGCGCCGCCAATCAGTTGGTAGGTCTCATGACCTTTCCCCGCAATCAATACTACATCGCCGGGGCTTGCCACATCAATAGCTTTCCCGATCGCTTCGCGCCGGTCAACAATCAGCTCATACCGGCTGGTGTCCACACCGTCTTCAACCAGTCCCGCCTCAATGTCCTTCAAAATGGCTTCCGGATCTTCGGTCCGCGGGTTATCGGAAGTGACAAGGATGTGATCGCTGTACTTGGCTGCGATTTTGCCCATCAGCGGCCGTTTTGTCCGGTCGCGGTCGCCGCCGCAGCCGAAGACGGTCAGCACTTTTCCTTCGGCAAATTCGCGGACCGTGCGAAGCACATTTTCCAATCCATCCGGAGTATGTGCGTAATCCACAACAACCGCGTACGGTTGACCTTCGTCCACCGATTCCACCCGGCCGCTCACGCCCGGCACCGCTTCGAGGCTCGCTTTGATGTCCGCAAGCGGAATATCCTCCAGCAGAGCGGCGGTTATGGCGGCAAGCGCGTTGTAGACATTGAATTTACCCACCATTTTCAGCGAAATATCGGCATTTCCCTTAAAGGTCGTCACATGAAACGAGGTGCCTTTGGCCGTAATGGAAATCTGCGAGGCGCGGACGCCAGCTTCGTTGTCGATCCCGTATGTAATGGTCTCCGCCGCGGTCTGGGCCGCAAAGTAAGTGCTTGCCTCATCGTCAGCATTCAGTACGGCGTATTTACGTTCTTCCTTTAAGGGCGAGATAGCATTTCCAAGTCTTGCGAAAAACAGTCCCTTCGCCGCGCGATACTCTTCCATCGTATGATGATAATCCAAATGGTCCTGTGTCAAATTCGTGAATATAGCGGTGCGGAAATCCGTTCCTTTTACCCGCCCCTGCTCAAGCGCATGCGAGGAAACCTCCATCACGCAGCTTTGCACGCCTTGAGAGACCATATCACTAAGCGCGCGTTGAAGCTCCAGCGATTCCGGCGTCGTCCGGGGCATCGGATAGCTGACTCCGCCGTAGCGCATTTGGATCGTCCCGATGAGCCCTGTCTTCACGCCATGATCTTCCAAAATGCGCTCGATCAAATAGGTCGTCGTCGTCTTTCCGTTCGTTCCAGTAACGCCGATCATCTTCATCCGGCTGCTAGGCGACCCGAAGAACGTATTCGCCAGGACGGCCATCGCAAACCGGCTGTCACCCACAATAATCTGCGGCAGATCGATATCGAGCTGGCGTTCCACAACTAGCGCCGCCGCGCCGCTTGCTGCCGCCTGCGGCGCAAAGTCATGTCCATCGACGGTAAAGCCGGGGAGGCAAATGAACAAATCTCCGGGCTTTACCTTCCGGGAATCGGCCTGCAAATCGGTAATTTCGGTTTCGCCGCTGCCGATCAAACGCGAAACCGCCAGACAGGAAGACAGTTCTTCAAGTTTCATCTTAATCCCTCGCTCCATCGTATCGAATCTCTTTATCATTATGGACTGGAAGAGCCCATATAAATCCGGATCGTCGATCCCCGTTCCACTCTTGTTCCCGGTTTCGGCGCCTGATTGATAACCGTGTCTCCGGTGCCGGAGCGGACAAGATTGAAGTTCATGTTCATATCCTCGTAAATATCCTGTACCGTAGCGCCGACGAGGTCCGGCACAACGTCAATCGGCGTCTCTCCCAGCTTGTAAGCTTTGGGAAGCTGATCCGCGCGCTTGGGCACCTTCATATAGTTCAGGGAATCCTCCAGAATATTCTGCACAATCGGCGCGGCCACGACGCCGCCAAACTGAATGCCTTTCGGATTATCCACCGCGGTGTAGACTACAATTTGTGGATCGTCCGCAGGCGCGAAGCCGATGAACGAAACGATATGCTCCGTCGTGGAGTACCGTCCGTTAATGACTTTTTGCGCGGTCCCTGTCTTGCCGCCAACGCGGTAGCCGTCAATGAACGCCGGGCGGCCCGTTCCTTTGGCGACGACGCTCTCCAGCGCCTCACGCACCTTCCTGGACGTTTCTTCCGTGATGACCTGACGCTCCATCTCGGGTTTGATCTCGGATACGGTTTGACCGGTATCCGGGTTAATCCACGCTTTGGCGATATGCGGCTTAAACAGCTTCCCGCCGTTGATGGCCGCTGAAACCGCCGCGATCTGCTGGATCGGCGTCACGGATACGCCCTGCCCGAAGGCCGTTGTCGCCAGTTCGACCGGACCGACCCGCGCCGGCTTGAACAGGATGCCGTTCTCCTCGCCGTTCAGGTCGATTCCCGTTTTGCTGCCGAAGCCGAAATTGCGGATATACTGGAACAGCGCATCCTTTCCAAGTCTTTGCCCAAGAGCGACAAAACCCGGGTTGCAGGAATTCTCGACCACCTGCAGGAAGGTCTCGCTGCCGTGGCCGCCTTTTTTCCAGCAGCGCAGCTTAGCTCCCGCCACCTCGATAAAGCCGGGGTCATAGAAGCGTTCATTCTTCAAATCGACTTTATTCTCGTTTAGCGCCGCCGCGAGCGTAATGATCTTGAACGTTGAACCGGGCTCATATGTCATCCAGATCGGCAGGTTCCGGTTGTAAACGGCGGGATCATACTCTTTGTACTGCCCCGGCTCATATCCCGGCCGGCTTGCCATCGCGAGAATCTCCCCGTTCTTCGGATTCATGGCGATCGCCCAGCTCGCGTTGGCCTGATATTTGACCATGGCCTGGTCCAGTTCCCTCTCCATGATCGACTGAATTTGCTTGTCGATGGTCAGTTCCAGATTCAGGCCATCCTGGGGCTTCGAATATGTCTCGGAGGAGTTCGGCATAAGCCGCCCGCCCGCGTCGGACAAATAAGAGATATTCCCGCCGATTCCCTTAAGCAGCTTGTCATAGACATTTTCAATTCCTGTTATTCCCTGATTGTCAATGCCAGTAAATCCGAGGATATGCGCCGCCAGATCTCCATACGGGTAAAACCGCTTGCTGTCCTCAGCCACAACGATGCCCGGCAGCTGCAAATCACGAATGTCCCCGGCTAGCTCCATCGTAATTTTGCGTCCGCCGGGCTGCAGTCTCACCGTGGATTCACGTTTTGATAACAAGGTCACCAGCTTCTCCTGCGTCATACCCAGAAGGGGGGCCAGCTTCATCGCCGTTCCTTCCTTGTCCTTGACCTGTACCGGAATGGCGTACACGGTCGGCGAGCTGATGTTGTAGGCCAGCGGAATCCCTTCACGGTCCATAATTTCCCCGCGTTTGGCCGTAAAGGGAATATTCCGGCGCCACGAATTTTCCGCCTTGGCCGACAGTTCTTCGCCCTTGGACAGCTGCACATAGGCGAGACGCAGGGCCAGAGCCATAAATAACACGGCCAGCCCCAGCAAAGTCCACAGCATCCGCCGCCGCGACACGACTCTCGAAACCTTCATCTCTGTCATCCCCGCTTTCCCTTCAATAGACATGTACTCTTTCCTTCATGACTATTCAGGACAAACCGGGCTTAGAACAAGCCTAATTCGAGGAAGGGGCTTTCTCTCCGGCATTCGGATCCGCAGCTGAATCGGAAGCTGTCTCAGTACCCGAGTCGCTGGATTTCGAGTCCGCCGTGTCACTTCCTTGCACAACCGGCTCATCCGGCTTCAGGGTCACCGTGACTTTCGTTTTGCCGTTATTTACTGATTCCTTCTGCTGCGTGACGTACCCTTCACCCTCAACCTGTATGCCCACCTTCAGCAAGGTCAGCACTTCAAGCGCATCCCGGAGCGATTCGCCGCGCAGATCGGGGATCTTCGGTTTGTCTCCCTGCTCGCTGAGCAGATAGACCTTCTGCCCGGGGGTCAGCGCTGTTCCCGCTGCAGGGTACTGGCTGACCACGGACGGACCGCTTCCGACGGTTTCGAAGTCATAGCCCTGGTTAATAAGCAGTTCTTTGGCCGACTTCATCGTCTGGCCGACCATGTTTGGAGCAGTTCGCGCTGACTCCGCATTATCTCCGGACTTCTTCCCTTTCTTGTCCGCTTCCGCGTACACCTTGGGGACACCCATATATTCCAAAGACTGGGAGACAATCTTCTTGAATATCGGAGCCGCAACTCCGCCGCCTCCAAGCTCCGTCTTGGGTTCGTCCACGATGACAATTACGGCAATCTTCGGATCGTTAACCGGAGCGTAACCGATGAAGGAGACCAAATTCTTGGTGTGATCATACTCTCCATTGGCACCCACTTTAATCGCCGTACCGGTCTTGCCGGCCACCCTGTAGCCTTCAATATAAGCGTGTCGGCCGGTTCCGATTTTCTGGTCGGCGACCACCTGTTCCAGATAACTTCCCGTTTTCCTGGCGCTGTCTGCCGATATGACCTGACGAATCATTTCCGGCTTCGTCACGGTCGTTTTCCCGGAATTGGGGTCTTTGATTTCCTTCACCAAATGCGGTTTCATCAGCTTACCGCCGTTCGCGACGGCGGATACCGCCGCAAGCTGCTGAATCGGGGTAACCTGCACTTTCCCGTGACCATAAGCGAGAGTAGCGAATTCGACCGGCCACTCCGGTGTAATTCTTCCTTTAACCTCACCAGGGAGGTCGATGCCCGTCTTGTCATTAAAACCGAAATTATCGATATATTGTTTAAGCTTGTCTTGTCCCAGCATTTCATAACCCAGCTTAACAAAGCCTACGTTACTGGAATGCTTCACGCCGTCCAGATAGGTAATTTCCCCCCAGCCTCCGTGCAAATCATTAAGACGCCGTTTGCCGATCATGATGTAGCCCGACTGAAACGTCGCGTTCGGATTGAACAGCTTCTCCTGCACCGTCCCGGCCAACGTGACGATCTTGAACGTCGAACCCGGCTCATAGATGGACTTGATCGCATGGTTATAGAAATCTCCCTGATCCTGAGTCTTCCAGTACTCGTTTGGATTGAAGGTCGGCAGATTGGCCATGCCGAGAATCTCCATCGTGTTCGGATCGGCGGCGATTACCGTCATGCTCTTCGGCTGGTACTCGTCATAGGCTTCCTTCATCGCGTCTTCAATGTAATATTGAATCGTACTGTCGATCGTCAGCTTCAGATTGTCGCCATTGACGACCGGCTGGTACGTTTCTGCGGCATCGGGAAGCTTGACGCCTTTGCCGTCGCTCTGGTAATCGAGATAGCCGTCGACGCCTTTCAGCAGCTTGTCATAGAAGTATTCCAGCCCGGCTACGGCCTTGCCGTCACGGTCCGTGTACCCGAGAACATGGGCGGCCAGCGAGTCCTTGGGATAGTACCGCTTCTGGTCCTTGACCCAGCCGACGCCGGTTTCGCGGATGTCATGCTCCTTCTCCAGCTTCTTCACGAACGCGGTAATCTTGTCAGCCACTTCCTGATCGACCTTCCAGCCTTCGTTGCGCACCTCGCGATTCTTGTACAAATTGCCGTCCTTGTCCTTGGCGTCGATCAGCTCTTCAAGCTCTGACACCGGCTTGCTCAGAATCTCATGCAGACCCTGAACCACCTCATCCCGTATGCCCCGCTCCTGAATGACATCCGGCTCCACCACTACCGTATAAGCCGGAACGTCACTGGCCAGAACACTGCCGGTACGATCCGTTATCTGTCCCCGCTGGGCTTTGATGATCGTCGTATGCGCCCAAGTGTCCGCGGCTCTTTTTTGCCAGAAGTCCCCCTGAAGCACCTGAATCCAGAATACCCGTCCGACCAGAACAAGAAAAAAGAGGGTAATACATCCCCCTATGAACAGTGAACGAAGCTTTATTCTTTTTATCATACGCGAACCTCACAACCTCTATTTTACAATCTTGACGGCCGCTTCCGGCTGACTAAAGGCCGGCTGGTCCTAGTTATTCCGGGTAACGGTAATGCTGTCTTCCGGCACACTGTACCCTTGTTCCCGGGCTTTCATCGCCACCTGCTGCTCAAGATCCTGCTTTTGTTTCTGATAGACGGCAATGTCCTTCTTGGCTTTGGAAATCTCCGTATCCAAGTCCTGCGCCTGCTTGTTCAAATCGTAAATGTGGACGTAGCGCCATACCAGGACGCTGGACACAAGGACGAATAAGGCAAGAGTCAGCAAATACAGAAGCTTCTCCTGCATAGGGAGCGTCGTTCGCCTTGTGACAACCTTAGTCTTTTCGCGGTAGCGAGGATTAACTTTCTGTTCCCTTTGTTGCTGCACTGCCAAATTGCCGCGGGTATAGGCCATCTCTGACTCTCCTTTTATCGTCTTTTACAATTTCTCCGCAATACGCAGCTTGGCAGAACGGGCTCTCGGATTACGTTCAAGCTCCTCTTCGCCGGGGGTAAGCGGTTTGCGATTGATCAATTTCACCTGTCCCTTGCCGCCGCATACACACATCGGAAAATCCGGCGGACATGTACAGCGGCCGACATAGCCGTTCAGGATCTGCTTGCAAATCCGGTCCTCAAGTGAATGGAACGTAATCACGGATACCCTGCCTTCGGGGGCCAAGCAACGTACAGCCGCATGAAGGGCCTCTTCAAAAGCGCCCAACTCATCGTTCACGGCAATGCGCAGCCCCTGAAAGCTCCGTTTGGCGGGATGTCCGCCCGTCCTCCGCGTCGCCGCGGGAATCGCCTCTTTGATTATATCGGCCAATTCCCCCGTAGTTTCAATAGGGCGCGCCGCTCTCCTCTCGACAATTTTTCCCGCGATCCTTCTGGAGAACTTCTCCTCTCCGTACTGGAACAGCACGCGGGCGATTTCCTGCTCGGACCAGGTGTTGACGATGTCTGCGGCGGTCAATTCGGCGCTCCGGTCCATGCGCATATCGAGCGGGGCGTCGTGGTTGTAGCTGAATCCACGCTCTCCTTCATCAAACTGCGGGGAGGAGACACCCAGATCGAACAGAATCCCGTCCACCTGGGGGACGCCGTCCTTCTGCGGAACCGCTGGCAATGAACGCAGCACTTCCTCCAAATCCCGAAAATTCGTCTTGACCAAAATGACCTTGTCTCCGAAGACGGCCAGCTTCTCCCTGGCGTTATCCAAAGCTGAGTCGTCCTGATCAAATGCGATCAACCGTCCATGGTCGCCCAATCTTGAAGCGATCAAGGCGCTATGCCCGGCTCCTCCGAGCGTGCAATCCACATAGATGCCGTCTTCCCTGACGTTTAAGCCTTCCGTTGCTTCTTCCTTCAGAACCGTGATGTGATGAAACAAGCTGCAGCCCTCCAAACAGTATTCGGTAAATAATTATAAATCAAAGTTGAAATCCACCAGCTTCTCGGCGATTTCGTTAAACGACTCCTCCGACTGCCCGAAGTACTGTTCCCAAAGCTCCTTGTTCCAGATTTCCACCCGGTTCGAAACGCCCAGAATGACACATTCCTTGTCCAGCTTCGCATACTCTCGCAGATTGGACGGCAGGGTAACCCTACCCTGCTTGTCCCACTGGCATTCCGTCGCTCCCGAGAAAAAGAAGCGGCTGAACGCGCGGGCGTCGGACTTCATCAGCGGCAGACTTTTCAGCTTTTGTTCCATGATTCCCCATTCATCCATGGGATAAACGAAAAGACAGGAGTCAAGACCGCGGGTCGCCACAAAAGAGGAACCGAGCAGTTCACGAAATTTAGCCGGTATAATGATACGGCCTTTATCGTCAATGCTATGCTGGTATTCCCCCATAAACATAGCTGCCCACTCCTTAATCTCCTCGGGTCCCCACTTCCCCCCACTTTTCACCACTTAAGCATAATAGATTCGTCATCAAAAATCAAAAACCTTTTTCCGTTTCTAGGTATCTTTTTCCAGTAAAACAATGACCCTTAACGTGTCTTTATTTGGCGGAAAATACGCCGCTCCGCGCCATGCGACATCAAACGGGGCGCACCTTATCGAACCTGTGTGAAGAAATGTTGGCGAATAACCGCAGGTCGCCGTCCAGCGGGGGATCACAGGGGAAGTTTTATCGAAGCGGACGAATGAATCGATCTTTATGTCGAAGGGACCGGTCAGGGGGGCAAACGGGTAAAATCCGGAAAAATAATTGGTTTGGGTTTCCAGTCTCCCGCCCGGTCGGCAAAAAAGCACCTTGCGCCAATGCGGGATTGGCCAAGGTGCCGCTGCTTGATCAAGCTATTGGGCTTTCTTGAAATTAAGCGTTCAGATTCCAGCTGTCGAGATAAGCGATCTGCTCCGGAGTCAGGGAGTCAATGCCAAGCCCCATGCTTTCCAGCTTGTAGCGGGCCACCTGCTCGTCCAATTCGTAAGGAACATTCTCGACTTTGGCGCCGATATTGCGGTAGTTGTCATTCACATATTTCAGCGAGAGCGCCTGAAGCGCGAAGGTCATATCCATAATTTCCGCCGGATGACCATCCGCCGCGCCCAGATTGACGAGCCGCCCTTCGGCCAGCAAATACAGCTTGCGACCGTCTTTCAGCTGATATTCCTCGATATTCTTACGGACCGTCCGCTGAACGGCCGCTCTCTCCGCCAGATCCGGCTTGCAGACTTCCACATCGAAATGGCCGGCGTTGCACATAATGGCCCCATCCTTCATCACATCGAAATGCTCGCCGCGGATGACGTACCGGTTGCCCGTTACGGTAACGAAGAAATCGCCCAGCTTGGCCGCTTCCAGCATCGGCATTACATGGAAGCCGTCCATGTGCGCCTCAACGGCCTTGATCGCATCGACTTCCGTAACGATGACGTTCGCGCCCAGCCCTTTGGCCCGCATCGCCACTCCCTTGCCGCACCAGCCGTAGCCGACGACGACAACCGTTTTGCCCGCCACCATCAGATTGGTCGTGCGGATGATGCCATCCCATGCCGACTGTCCGGTACCATAGCGGTTATCGAACAGATGCTTGCAGTAGGCGTCGTTGACGGCAACCATCGGGAACTTCAGCACGCCCTGCTTATGCAGCGCCTTCAGCCGGATAATACCTGTCGTCGTCTCCTCCGCTCCGCCGCGGATATTCTCCATCAGGTCGGGGCGCTCCGAATGCAGCAGCGTTGCAAAATCGCCGCCGTCGTCGATAATGAGATCCGGCTTGCTTTCCAGCGCCTTGATGTTGAGCTCCTTGAATTCCTCGGGAGTCGGATTGTATTTCGCAAATACGGTAATGCCGTCTTCCACGAGCGCAGCGCAGACATCGTCCTGCGTGGAAAGGGGATTCGA encodes:
- a CDS encoding stage V sporulation protein D, whose product is MKVSRVVSRRRMLWTLLGLAVLFMALALRLAYVQLSKGEELSAKAENSWRRNIPFTAKRGEIMDREGIPLAYNISSPTVYAIPVQVKDKEGTAMKLAPLLGMTQEKLVTLLSKRESTVRLQPGGRKITMELAGDIRDLQLPGIVVAEDSKRFYPYGDLAAHILGFTGIDNQGITGIENVYDKLLKGIGGNISYLSDAGGRLMPNSSETYSKPQDGLNLELTIDKQIQSIMERELDQAMVKYQANASWAIAMNPKNGEILAMASRPGYEPGQYKEYDPAVYNRNLPIWMTYEPGSTFKIITLAAALNENKVDLKNERFYDPGFIEVAGAKLRCWKKGGHGSETFLQVVENSCNPGFVALGQRLGKDALFQYIRNFGFGSKTGIDLNGEENGILFKPARVGPVELATTAFGQGVSVTPIQQIAAVSAAINGGKLFKPHIAKAWINPDTGQTVSEIKPEMERQVITEETSRKVREALESVVAKGTGRPAFIDGYRVGGKTGTAQKVINGRYSTTEHIVSFIGFAPADDPQIVVYTAVDNPKGIQFGGVVAAPIVQNILEDSLNYMKVPKRADQLPKAYKLGETPIDVVPDLVGATVQDIYEDMNMNFNLVRSGTGDTVINQAPKPGTRVERGSTIRIYMGSSSP
- a CDS encoding UDP-N-acetylmuramoyl-L-alanyl-D-glutamate--2,6-diaminopimelate ligase translates to MKLEELSSCLAVSRLIGSGETEITDLQADSRKVKPGDLFICLPGFTVDGHDFAPQAAASGAAALVVERQLDIDLPQIIVGDSRFAMAVLANTFFGSPSSRMKMIGVTGTNGKTTTTYLIERILEDHGVKTGLIGTIQMRYGGVSYPMPRTTPESLELQRALSDMVSQGVQSCVMEVSSHALEQGRVKGTDFRTAIFTNLTQDHLDYHHTMEEYRAAKGLFFARLGNAISPLKEERKYAVLNADDEASTYFAAQTAAETITYGIDNEAGVRASQISITAKGTSFHVTTFKGNADISLKMVGKFNVYNALAAITAALLEDIPLADIKASLEAVPGVSGRVESVDEGQPYAVVVDYAHTPDGLENVLRTVREFAEGKVLTVFGCGGDRDRTKRPLMGKIAAKYSDHILVTSDNPRTEDPEAILKDIEAGLVEDGVDTSRYELIVDRREAIGKAIDVASPGDVVLIAGKGHETYQLIGGAVLDFDDRIVAKEAIRGRSH
- a CDS encoding UDP-N-acetylmuramoyl-tripeptide--D-alanyl-D-alanine ligase, with amino-acid sequence MITRTLQSIAAMCGGELSPGSTAEALITGVVTDSRKITPGCLFVPLVGDSFDGHDYSESALKAGAAATLWTRNKGAVPQGNAVLVDDTLEALQRLASAYLKEVAPRVVAVTGSNGKTTTKDIITALLETRFKVHKTQGNFNNHIGLPLTVLSMAADTEIAVLEMGMSSRGEISLLSSIAEPDTAVITNIGESHLLQLGSRKEIARAKLEIAEGLKPGGLLIYNGDEPLLAEVMGEPGFAAPEDLKTFRFGLDTGNDDYPTGIMAHEGGTTFTSSLHGEQVFTLPLPGRHNVVNSLAALAVASHYGVSEEEMAAGLGRLKLTGMRIELIRASSGLTLLNDAYNASPTSMKAAIDVLQSMKGAGSKIAVLGDMLELGPDEAAFHAEVGAYLDPEKVDLVFAYGPLSAHLAEAAAKRFGPDRVYAFTDKSAMTDLLLSKTDPKDIVLFKASRGMRLEESLQRLHAHFDQS
- the murD gene encoding UDP-N-acetylmuramoyl-L-alanine--D-glutamate ligase — encoded protein: MKHPDMYRGEQIVVLGLAKSGVQVAKVLHEHGAVVTVNDKKEREQCPEASELESLGISVICGGHPEGLIHEGIKLVVKNPGIPYSVPPVKRALELGIEVVTEVEVAYHLCAAPIIGITGSNGKTTTTTWVGKMLEAAGMNPIVAGNIGTPLTQAAQEATADNWMVVELSSFQLKGTEDFRPKVGCLLNVAETHLDYHGDLSDYVSSKAKLFANQGVSDTAVLNWDDSYCRELVPYMKGMILPFSMTEELVQGVFVRPSYVTGTEDDLKRVIVYRDYSESEIVIAEVDSIGLPGRFNVENALAACAISIAAGADPAGLAGTIASFRGVEHRLEYVEAKGGAAYYNNSKATNAKATSMALASFRQPIVLIAGGLDRGSDYLELVPVLEGRVKALVALGQTKDKLAHVAKLAGLKTVVTVDNGDSAASVLKQAVREAAALAEEGDVVLLSPACASWDMFTSYEERGRIFKEAVHNL
- the mraY gene encoding phospho-N-acetylmuramoyl-pentapeptide-transferase, which produces MDYQLLLLTIAVSFILAVIAAPLIIPLLRRLKFGQQVRDDGPQTHLKKAGTPTMGGIIIMLASTLSFLKFSVINTDFYVLLVAMLGYGMVGFLDDYIKIVFKRSLGLTPRQKLFGQLLVGAVICGLLISAGHNTSISIPGTAISFDWGGWFYYPFIILMMMAVTNAVNFTDGVDGLLSGVSAIALAAFAVVAMQATSIAAGVCAAAMIGAVLGFLVFNAHPAKVFMGDFGSFGIGGAIGAIAIVTKTELLFVVIGGVFVIEMLSVILQVASFKTRGKRIFRMSPIHHHFELGGWSEWRVVITFWAVGIVLAGLGLYISKGL